One window of Choristoneura fumiferana chromosome 13, NRCan_CFum_1, whole genome shotgun sequence genomic DNA carries:
- the LOC141434113 gene encoding mannose-6-phosphate isomerase-like isoform X2, protein MELQYKVQNYDWGKLGKDSMVAKLLSSADSSITIDPDKPYAELWMGTHPNGPSLIIERNVFLSEYIQDNLDAIGPVVKKRFGVAVPFLFKILSIGKALSVQAHPNKAHAEELHAKFPDLYKDPNHKPELAIALTPFEALCGFRPLREIQNHLQKLPELTKILPEDCVNTFLAHKEHGDSGIPLKQVFSSLMTSDKAVIAASLNTLCERLEKEEEGTQSALSFPLLRRLHSQFPGDVGCYALYFMNYLRLRPGQAIFLNANLPHAYLSGDCVECMACSDNVVRAGLTPKLIDVPTLVEMLDYSSYSLDQLLFCPQMEDSNSCIWRPPVPDFAVVKIRVETGDSYNTAVRPSPSLIIITSGSGEACDTEPVAARPGVVIFLKASRQLTLSPAADSHLEAYQAICNV, encoded by the exons ATGGAGCTCCAATACAAAGTACAAAACTATGATTGGGGCAAACTGGGTAAAGACAGCATGGTAGCCAAATTACTATCCAGTGCGGACTCTAGTATTACTATTGATCCTGACAAGCCATATGCTGAGTTGTGGATGGGGACCCATCCAAACGGACCTTCACTTATCATTGAACGGAATGTATTCTTGTCAGAGTATATCCAAGACAATTTGGATGCTATCGGGCCAGTGGTAAAGAAGAGGTTTGGTGTTGCAGTGCCATTTTTATTCAAGATCTTGTCCATAGGCAAAGCTTTGTCTGTTCAAGCACATCCGaataag GCGCATGCTGAGGAGCTCCATGCAAAGTTTCCAGATTTATACAAAGACCCAAACCACAAACCCGAATTAGCAATAGCATTGACACCGTTTGAGGCCCTGTGTGGATTCCGACCACTCCGGGAGATTCAAAACCATCTTCAAA AATTGCCAGAACTAACCAAGATATTACCAGAAGATTGTGTCAACACTTTTCTAGCTCACAAAGAGCATGGGGACAGCGGCATACCTCTGAAACAAGTGTTCAGCTCCCTGATGACCTCTGATAAAGCTGTGATTGCTGCCAGTTTAAACACCTTATGTGAACGGTTGGAAAAAGAAG AAGAGGGAACCCAGTCGGCCCTTTCCTTCCCGCTGCTCCGCCGACTGCACTCGCAGTTCCCCGGTGACGTAGGATGCTACGCGCTTTACTTCATGAACTACCTGCGACTCCGCCCTGGACAGGCCATATTCCTCAACGCTAACTTGCCGCATGCTTACTTAAGTGGag ACTGTGTGGAATGCATGGCATGCTCCGACAACGTGGTGCGAGCTGGACTCACACCCAAGCTGATAGATGTTCCTACCCTGGTGGAGATGCTCGACTACAGCAGTTACTCTTTGGACCAGCTGCTCTTCTGCCCGCAAATGGAAGACTCCAACAGTTGCATCTGGCGGCCGCCAGTACCTGACTTCGCCGTTGTTAAGATTAGG GTGGAAACAGGCGACAGCTACAACACAGCGGTCCGGCCGAGTCCGAGCCTGATCATCATAACCTCAGGGTCCGGAGAGGCGTGTGACACGGAGCCAGTGGCCGCTCGGCCCGGCGTCGTCATATTCCTGAAGGCTAGTCGCCAACTGACGCTCTCACCAGCTGCTGACAGTCATCTTGAGGCTTACCAGGCCATATGCAATGTTTGA
- the LOC141434113 gene encoding mannose-6-phosphate isomerase-like isoform X1: MLQGIMELQYKVQNYDWGKLGKDSMVAKLLSSADSSITIDPDKPYAELWMGTHPNGPSLIIERNVFLSEYIQDNLDAIGPVVKKRFGVAVPFLFKILSIGKALSVQAHPNKAHAEELHAKFPDLYKDPNHKPELAIALTPFEALCGFRPLREIQNHLQKLPELTKILPEDCVNTFLAHKEHGDSGIPLKQVFSSLMTSDKAVIAASLNTLCERLEKEEEGTQSALSFPLLRRLHSQFPGDVGCYALYFMNYLRLRPGQAIFLNANLPHAYLSGDCVECMACSDNVVRAGLTPKLIDVPTLVEMLDYSSYSLDQLLFCPQMEDSNSCIWRPPVPDFAVVKIRVETGDSYNTAVRPSPSLIIITSGSGEACDTEPVAARPGVVIFLKASRQLTLSPAADSHLEAYQAICNV, encoded by the exons ATGTTGCAGGGTATTATGGAGCTCCAATACAAAGTACAAAACTATGATTGGGGCAAACTGGGTAAAGACAGCATGGTAGCCAAATTACTATCCAGTGCGGACTCTAGTATTACTATTGATCCTGACAAGCCATATGCTGAGTTGTGGATGGGGACCCATCCAAACGGACCTTCACTTATCATTGAACGGAATGTATTCTTGTCAGAGTATATCCAAGACAATTTGGATGCTATCGGGCCAGTGGTAAAGAAGAGGTTTGGTGTTGCAGTGCCATTTTTATTCAAGATCTTGTCCATAGGCAAAGCTTTGTCTGTTCAAGCACATCCGaataag GCGCATGCTGAGGAGCTCCATGCAAAGTTTCCAGATTTATACAAAGACCCAAACCACAAACCCGAATTAGCAATAGCATTGACACCGTTTGAGGCCCTGTGTGGATTCCGACCACTCCGGGAGATTCAAAACCATCTTCAAA AATTGCCAGAACTAACCAAGATATTACCAGAAGATTGTGTCAACACTTTTCTAGCTCACAAAGAGCATGGGGACAGCGGCATACCTCTGAAACAAGTGTTCAGCTCCCTGATGACCTCTGATAAAGCTGTGATTGCTGCCAGTTTAAACACCTTATGTGAACGGTTGGAAAAAGAAG AAGAGGGAACCCAGTCGGCCCTTTCCTTCCCGCTGCTCCGCCGACTGCACTCGCAGTTCCCCGGTGACGTAGGATGCTACGCGCTTTACTTCATGAACTACCTGCGACTCCGCCCTGGACAGGCCATATTCCTCAACGCTAACTTGCCGCATGCTTACTTAAGTGGag ACTGTGTGGAATGCATGGCATGCTCCGACAACGTGGTGCGAGCTGGACTCACACCCAAGCTGATAGATGTTCCTACCCTGGTGGAGATGCTCGACTACAGCAGTTACTCTTTGGACCAGCTGCTCTTCTGCCCGCAAATGGAAGACTCCAACAGTTGCATCTGGCGGCCGCCAGTACCTGACTTCGCCGTTGTTAAGATTAGG GTGGAAACAGGCGACAGCTACAACACAGCGGTCCGGCCGAGTCCGAGCCTGATCATCATAACCTCAGGGTCCGGAGAGGCGTGTGACACGGAGCCAGTGGCCGCTCGGCCCGGCGTCGTCATATTCCTGAAGGCTAGTCGCCAACTGACGCTCTCACCAGCTGCTGACAGTCATCTTGAGGCTTACCAGGCCATATGCAATGTTTGA
- the LOC141434497 gene encoding uncharacterized protein yields the protein MLKCFTVNIMHQYAPAFIVVCILLCLSFNYTFPLHRETKEWYSIGLSSNRNRSLKCDSNYRGTTDRTKKFTLNDPTELSETNTLQNYTALYTNKPTKKNKLSDADLRQYEQLVIMKKYPYLDLKELELKYHPSSGKNVRQNPKFAPEPELGAGEPGICESVEEGPNVEIHNRGSLGSLFLNHRSMDRES from the exons ATGTTAAAGTGTTTTACAGTTAACATTATGCACCAATATGCTCCAGCTTTCATCGTAGTTTGTATCTTGTTGTGTTTGTCTTTCAATTACACGTTTCCTCTTCATAGGGAAACGAAGGAGTGGTACTCGATTGGTTTGAGTTCTAATCGTAATC GTTCATTAAAATGCGATTCTAACTATCGTGGAACCACAGACCGGACcaaaaaatttactttaaaCGATCCAACCGAACTCAGCGAAACCAATACGCTTCAGAATTACACCGCCTTGTACACGAACAAACCTACAAAGAAGAACAAATTGAGCGACGCCGACCTTCGACAATACGAACAGTTGGTCATCATGAAGAAATATCCCTACTTGGATCTAAAGGAGCTAGAGTTGAAATATCACCCGTCATCGGGAAAAAATGTACGCCAGAATCCGAAATTCGCGCCCGAGCCCGAATTGGGTGCTGGTGAGCCTGGAATTTGCGAGTCGGTAGAAGAAGGTCCCAACGTGGAAATACACAATCGAGGCTCTCTGGGTTCGCTATTCCTCAACCATCGAAGCATGGACAGGGAGTCATAG
- the LOC141434115 gene encoding mannose-6-phosphate isomerase-like isoform X1 — MLQGIMELQYKVQNYDWGKLGKESMVAKLLSSADSSITIDPDKPYAELWMGTHPNGPSLIIERNVFLSEYIQDNLDAIGPVVKKRFGVAVPFLFKILSIGKALSVQAHPNKAHAEELHAKFPDLYKDPNHKPELAIALTPFEALCGFRPLREIQNHLQKLPELTKILPEDCVNTFLAHKEHGDSGIPLKQVFSSLMTSDKAVIAASLNTLCERLEKEEEGTQSALSFPLLRRLHSQFPGDVGCYALYFMNYLRLRPGQAIFLNANLPHAYLSGDCVECMACSDNVVRAGLTPKLIDVPTLVEMLDYSSYSLDQLLFCPQMEDSNSCIWRPPVPDFAVVKIRVETGDSYNTAVRPSPSLIIITSGSGEACDTEPVAARPGVVIFLKASRQLTLSPAADSHLEAYQAICNV, encoded by the exons ATGTTGCAGGGTATTATGGAGCTCCAATACAAAGTACAAAACTATGATTGGGGCAAACTGGGTAAAGAGAGCATGGTAGCCAAATTACTATCCAGTGCGGACTCTAGTATTACTATTGATCCTGACAAGCCATATGCTGAGTTGTGGATGGGGACCCATCCAAACGGACCTTCACTTATCATTGAACGGAATGTATTCTTGTCAGAGTATATCCAAGACAATTTGGATGCTATCGGGCCAGTGGTAAAGAAGAGGTTTGGTGTTGCAGTGCCATTTTTATTCAAGATCTTGTCCATAGGCAAAGCTTTGTCTGTTCAAGCACATCCGaataag GCGCATGCTGAGGAGCTCCATGCAAAGTTTCCAGATTTATACAAAGACCCAAACCACAAACCCGAATTAGCAATAGCATTGACACCGTTTGAGGCCCTGTGTGGATTCCGACCACTCCGGGAGATTCAAAACCATCTTCAAA AATTGCCAGAACTAACCAAGATATTACCAGAAGATTGTGTCAACACTTTTCTAGCTCACAAAGAGCATGGGGACAGCGGCATACCTCTGAAACAAGTGTTCAGCTCCCTGATGACCTCTGATAAAGCTGTGATTGCTGCCAGTTTAAACACCTTATGTGAACGGTTGGAAAAAGAAG AAGAGGGAACCCAGTCGGCCCTTTCCTTCCCGCTGCTCCGCCGACTGCACTCGCAGTTCCCCGGTGACGTAGGATGCTACGCGCTTTACTTCATGAACTACCTGCGACTCCGCCCTGGACAGGCCATATTCCTCAACGCTAACTTGCCGCATGCTTACTTAAGTGGag ACTGTGTGGAATGCATGGCATGCTCCGACAACGTGGTGCGAGCTGGACTCACACCCAAGCTGATAGATGTTCCTACCCTGGTGGAGATGCTCGACTACAGCAGTTACTCTTTGGACCAGCTGCTCTTCTGCCCGCAAATGGAAGACTCCAACAGTTGCATCTGGCGGCCGCCAGTACCTGACTTCGCCGTTGTTAAGATTAGG GTGGAAACAGGCGACAGCTACAACACAGCGGTCCGGCCGAGTCCGAGCCTGATCATCATAACCTCAGGGTCCGGAGAGGCGTGTGACACGGAGCCAGTGGCCGCTCGGCCCGGCGTCGTCATATTCCTGAAGGCTAGTCGCCAACTGACGCTCTCACCAGCTGCTGACAGTCATCTCGAGGCTTACCAGGCCATATGCAATGTTTGA
- the LOC141434115 gene encoding mannose-6-phosphate isomerase-like isoform X2 codes for MELQYKVQNYDWGKLGKESMVAKLLSSADSSITIDPDKPYAELWMGTHPNGPSLIIERNVFLSEYIQDNLDAIGPVVKKRFGVAVPFLFKILSIGKALSVQAHPNKAHAEELHAKFPDLYKDPNHKPELAIALTPFEALCGFRPLREIQNHLQKLPELTKILPEDCVNTFLAHKEHGDSGIPLKQVFSSLMTSDKAVIAASLNTLCERLEKEEEGTQSALSFPLLRRLHSQFPGDVGCYALYFMNYLRLRPGQAIFLNANLPHAYLSGDCVECMACSDNVVRAGLTPKLIDVPTLVEMLDYSSYSLDQLLFCPQMEDSNSCIWRPPVPDFAVVKIRVETGDSYNTAVRPSPSLIIITSGSGEACDTEPVAARPGVVIFLKASRQLTLSPAADSHLEAYQAICNV; via the exons ATGGAGCTCCAATACAAAGTACAAAACTATGATTGGGGCAAACTGGGTAAAGAGAGCATGGTAGCCAAATTACTATCCAGTGCGGACTCTAGTATTACTATTGATCCTGACAAGCCATATGCTGAGTTGTGGATGGGGACCCATCCAAACGGACCTTCACTTATCATTGAACGGAATGTATTCTTGTCAGAGTATATCCAAGACAATTTGGATGCTATCGGGCCAGTGGTAAAGAAGAGGTTTGGTGTTGCAGTGCCATTTTTATTCAAGATCTTGTCCATAGGCAAAGCTTTGTCTGTTCAAGCACATCCGaataag GCGCATGCTGAGGAGCTCCATGCAAAGTTTCCAGATTTATACAAAGACCCAAACCACAAACCCGAATTAGCAATAGCATTGACACCGTTTGAGGCCCTGTGTGGATTCCGACCACTCCGGGAGATTCAAAACCATCTTCAAA AATTGCCAGAACTAACCAAGATATTACCAGAAGATTGTGTCAACACTTTTCTAGCTCACAAAGAGCATGGGGACAGCGGCATACCTCTGAAACAAGTGTTCAGCTCCCTGATGACCTCTGATAAAGCTGTGATTGCTGCCAGTTTAAACACCTTATGTGAACGGTTGGAAAAAGAAG AAGAGGGAACCCAGTCGGCCCTTTCCTTCCCGCTGCTCCGCCGACTGCACTCGCAGTTCCCCGGTGACGTAGGATGCTACGCGCTTTACTTCATGAACTACCTGCGACTCCGCCCTGGACAGGCCATATTCCTCAACGCTAACTTGCCGCATGCTTACTTAAGTGGag ACTGTGTGGAATGCATGGCATGCTCCGACAACGTGGTGCGAGCTGGACTCACACCCAAGCTGATAGATGTTCCTACCCTGGTGGAGATGCTCGACTACAGCAGTTACTCTTTGGACCAGCTGCTCTTCTGCCCGCAAATGGAAGACTCCAACAGTTGCATCTGGCGGCCGCCAGTACCTGACTTCGCCGTTGTTAAGATTAGG GTGGAAACAGGCGACAGCTACAACACAGCGGTCCGGCCGAGTCCGAGCCTGATCATCATAACCTCAGGGTCCGGAGAGGCGTGTGACACGGAGCCAGTGGCCGCTCGGCCCGGCGTCGTCATATTCCTGAAGGCTAGTCGCCAACTGACGCTCTCACCAGCTGCTGACAGTCATCTCGAGGCTTACCAGGCCATATGCAATGTTTGA
- the LOC141434117 gene encoding uncharacterized protein, with the protein MSLWVTFYFSACQMSHIRDESDQSKKITNIKERSMLKCFTVNIMHQYAPAFIVVCILLCLSFNYTFPLHRETKEWYSIGLSSNRNRSLKCDSNYRGTTDRTKKFTLNDPTELSETNTLQNYTALYTNKPTKKNKLSDADLRQYEQLVIMKKYPYLDLKELELKYHPSSGKNVRQNPKFAPEPELGAGEPGICESVEEGPNVEIHNRGLSGFAIPQPSKHGQGVIDAKKIADTRHTDDVLKLAKKSSRIFDSLRDDIKQFETKKSKIGAT; encoded by the exons atgtctttatgggttactttttatttttcagccTGTCAAATGTCACACATTCGTGATGAATCAGATCagagcaaaaaaattacaaacataaaAGAAAGATCAATGTTAAAGTGTTTTACAGTTAACATTATGCACCAATATGCTCCAGCTTTCATCGTAGTTTGTATCTTGTTGTGTTTGTCTTTCAATTACACGTTTCCTCTTCATAGGGAAACGAAGGAGTGGTACTCGATTGGTTTGAGTTCTAATCGTAATC GTTCATTAAAATGCGATTCTAACTATCGTGGAACCACAGACCGGACcaaaaaatttactttaaaCGATCCAACCGAACTCAGCGAAACCAATACGCTTCAGAATTACACCGCCTTGTACACGAACAAACCTACAAAGAAGAACAAATTGAGCGACGCCGACCTTCGACAATACGAACAGTTGGTCATCATGAAGAAATATCCCTACTTGGATCTAAAGGAGCTAGAGTTGAAATATCACCCGTCATCGGGAAAAAATGTACGCCAGAATCCGAAATTCGCGCCCGAGCCCGAATTGGGTGCTGGTGAGCCTGGAATTTGCGAGTCGGTAGAAGAAGGTCCCAACGTGGAAATACACAATCGAGGGCTCTCTGGGTTCGCTATTCCTCAACCATCGAAGCATGGACAGGGAGTCATAGACGCCAAGAAAATAGCCGACACGAGGCACACTGATGACGTTTTAAAGTTGGCGAAGAAGTCGTCGCGTATTTTTGATAGTCTCAGAGATGATATTAAACAGTTTGAAACGAAGAAAAGCAAAATTGGTGCCACATGA